The Antricoccus suffuscus region CGACATCCTGCTCCGACCAGTCCGACGTATTTTCCTTCTGGATCGCACTTCTCTGATCCGGAGTCAGTTCGGGCGCGTACTCCGCGAGAAGGGCTGGCGACGACAGCAGTTCAGCGAGCACTCGCGTCGGCTCGAGGACGGGCCACAACTGGTCGAGCGCTGCGCTTACCTCCCCTGAGTGAGCGAGGTCCTGACGAAGAGCCGAGATATCGGCGGCGGTCGCGACGCCGTCGACGTCCACACCATCGCTGTCGACTCGCGACGGGAGGGCGTCATTCCCACGTGCCATCGCCGCGTCTACCCTGCTCAGCACGTCTTCAAAGCCGGCCTCGACCGTGCTGAGCATCTGCTTGCTGTGCTCGACCACCTGTCTCGTCAAGAGGTCGATCATGCGGAGCCGGAATGCGGCACGCGCGTCGTAGTGGCTGGTACCCGCGGCTCGCGCAGCCGCTAAAGCTTCGGCGACCTGCTCCTGGTCGAGGGACACCAGATCCTCACCGTGATGCACCTCGACCGTCGTGAGAACGGGGCTGCGCGCCTCCACGACGCGCCGGAGGATGACTGCCCACACCGCGCGACCCTTGATCTTCGCGACCTGCGCGTCATCGGACCATTTCGCATCGACGCCAGGCAGCAACCGGTCAACGGTGCTGGCGACGACTTGCGTTTCGCCAAGTGACGGCAGCACTTGCTCGATATACCGCAGGAATGTCGGCGACGGTCCGACTACGAGAACGCCGCGTTCAGCCAACTGCGGATAAGTGAACAGCAGGTACGCCGCGCGATGCAGCGCGACTGCGGTCTTGCCGGTCCCGGGGCCGCCCTGTACGACGAGGCAGCCGCCGTGTGGCGCCCTGATCACCTCATCCTGCTCGCTTTGCAGGGTCGCGACGACATCGCCCATCGCGCCAGTTCGTCGAGCATCGAGCGCCTCTAACAGCGCCGCTTCGCCGACCAAGTCGCCACCGCGATCGTGACGATCGAATGCTTCGTCATCGACGCCCAGAACCGCGCGACCCTCGGTGCGGATATGACGACGGCTGCGAAGTCCTTGAGGGCGGGCCGCGGTCGCGGTGTAGAACTTGCGCGCGATGGGTGCCCGCCAGTCCACCAGCAACGGATCCGCCGAATCGTCCTCCCCCGGCAGGCCAACCCGACCGATGTGAAGGCGGACGCCGTTGAGCTCCTCGATCCGGCCAAAACACAAACCGCTGTCCGCGCGGTCCAACTCCGTTCTGCGTCGTACGAGCCCGGTAATCCGCGCCGCGGCCTCGGGGCTGTCGTCGATACCCGCCTGCTGTAGTTGCGATCGGACTTCATCGAGCAAGATCTCTCGACGGGCAAAGAGTCGGTCAAGGGTGTTCTGCTCGCGGGTTACTTCTTGGTGCAGGGCGCTGTCTTCTTGGCGGAAGGCGTTGGCGGTGGTGCGTGGACTGTTCGACATCGCGTCCTATCGTACGTTGTACGGTTATCTGGCACGGCGTCCAACGCACAACGAATCGAGTTTGTTCCGATGCCCCGAAAATCCACTCGCACGGCCGATCCGGCAGCCCTCACGGAGCTGCTGTGGTCGCCGGCGACGTCCGTCGGCCGGTCCGGCGTGACGCTGGCGGCGATCACCGCAGCGGGAGTCAGGATTGGAGACGAGGAACGACTCGATGGGGTGACGATGCGCCGGGTCGCCGAGGCGGTGGGGGTCGCACCGATGACGCTTTACAGCTACGTCCCTGGCCGGCCTGAGCTCCTTGAACTGATGCTGGACTCGGTCGCAGCCACGACGTACGCCGGCCGACCCAAGCCCCGCGACAAACCCGACTGGCGCGCCGCGATGGAGTACGTCTCCGAACGCAACTGGGAGCATGCACTCGCGCATCCGTGGACGGTCGAGGCGCCCCCCGGGCGGCCGATCCTCGGTCCCGGAGTGTGCCTCAAGTATGAGGATGAGCTAGCAGCGGTCGACGGTATCGGCCTTACCGACCAAGAGATGGACCATTTGATCACCACGGTGATAGGCATATCGGCGTCTGCGGCGCGGTGGCGGATCAGCCTAGACCGCATCCGCGCCAACAGCGCGCTCACCGACGATGAATGGTGGCGACTGAGCGAGCCAGTCTTATCCGAGTCCGCGCGCGGACTGGACCTGCATATCTCAACGCGGGTCGGGGAGTCCATGTCATCGGTGGGCGAACCTCACGTGTCCATGCGCTTTGGGCTCGCCTGTCTGCTGGACGGCGTCGCTAAGCGGATCGCCCGCTGACGCGCTAGTCCCCCGCGCCACATCCGCCTAGTACGGCGATAATCAACGAGAACACTGCCCGAGCAGTTTCAGCGCACCTTGACGAGGGGTTACCAGATGAATCAGATCCTCACCGACGACCTACTTGAACGCATTCGCGGCCGGGCCGCCGACTACGACCGAGACAATGCATTCTTCGACGAAGATCTCGCCGAACTCATTGAGACCGGTTATCTCACCGCTCTTGTGCCCACCGAATTCGGTGGCCGCGGACTCACCCTCGAGCAGCTGACCCATGAGCAGATGCGGCTCGCCGGCGCCGCGCCGGCGACGGCATTGGCGGTCAATATGCACCACGTGTGGACCGCCGTCGCACGCGCAGTCAACGCTCGTGGCGATCACTCTGCCGACTTCATCCTCGAGGAGGCAGCCGCCGGCGAGATCTTCGCGTTCGGCATTTCCGAGCCAGGCAATGATCTCGTCCTGTTCGGCTCGCAAAGCGAGGCGCGTCCCGACGGCGACGGCGGCTTCTCCTTCTATGGCACCAAAATCTTCACGTCCCTCTCCCCTGCCTGGACGCGGCTTGGCACGTTCGGCGCTGACACCAGCGGCGACGATGGGCCTCAGTCGGTGTTCGGTTTCATCACCCGCGACGGCGGTGGGTTTGAGATCAAGCAGGACTGGGACACGCTGGGCATGCGCGCCTCGCAGTCGTGTACGACGATCCTCGACGGCGCGCACGCGCCGGCAAACCGGATTGCGCGACGGCTCGCTCCGGGCCCGACGATGGATCCATTCGTATTTGGCATCTTCGCCAGCTTTGAGATTCTGCTTGCTTCGGTGTACACCGGGATCGCGCAGCGGGCACTCGACCTAGCCGTCGAGACGGTGCGCCACCGTACGTCGTTCAAGAACAAGGGTGCGCCGTACTCCAACGACCCTGACATTCGTTGGCGACTGGCCGATGCGGCGATCTCGCTCGACGGGATATTTCCCCAGATCGCGGCTGTCGCCCACGACATCGACAACCTCGTCGATCGTGGACCGCGATGGATGCCCCAACTGTCCGCGGTGAAGTCTCGCGCTACCGAGGTCGCGTTGTCCGTCGTAGAGAAGTCGATTCGCGCGTCCGGTGGTTCGTCGTACTTCAATTCGAACGAGTTGGCGCGGCTCTACCGAGACGTGGTTGCTGGACTATTCCACCCAAGCGACGACGAGTCGGTGCATGGAGCGTGGGCTAATGCATTGCTTGGTCCGGTCGCCCTTTGACCGGCCGACGAGGACGCAATTGCACGAAGCCGGATTCGTAGGCGGCAATGACCGCTTGAACGCGATCACGGACGCCTAGTTTTCCGAGGATCCTGGCTACATGTGTCTTTACCGTCGTTTCGCCAAGGACCAGCTCGCTGGCGATCTCGCTGTTCGACTTCCCGTCTGCGAGGAGCCGCAGCACGGTCTGCTCGCGAGCCGTCAGCCTCTGTAACTCGGGCGTCTGGTCGCGTTCGAATGCCGGATGTTGCACGAAACGTTCGATGAGCCGCCGCGTGATTGCCGGTGCGAGCAGCGACTCGCCGCCGGCGACGACTCGCACCGCGTGCACGAGTTGGTCACGCGGCGCGTCTTTCAACAGGAATCCGCGCGCGCCATCGCGCAGCGCCTGGTACACGTACTCGTCGGAGTCAAACGTTGTCAGCACGAGGATTGCTGATGTGGTGTGCGCTGCCGTCAGCCGCCGTGTCGTTTCGAGGCCGTCCATGACCGGCATCCGGATGTCGAGAAGCACGACGTCCGGCCGCAACGCGGAGGTCAACGCCAGCGCCGCCTTGCCGTCGCCAGCCTCACCCACCACCGTGAGATCCGGTTCGAGGTTGAGCATCAGCTTGAAAGCGTCGCGAATAAGCTGTTGGTCATCGACGAGAAGAATCCTAATCATGCTGGACTCGGGCTCTTGGGATCGCCAGCTCGCTCGGCGGGAAGCCGCGCTATGACGGCAAACCCACCGTCGGCGCGTGGACCGGCAGTCATGCTGCCGCCGAGCAGTTCTAGTCGCTCACGCAGCCCGCGTAGCCCGTAGCCGATGCCCTGCTGCGCTGTACATTCCGTGCCGGGCGAGTTCCCGATCTCCACGACCACGTCGGTCCCATCGCGCCGTACGGCGACATGAGTCGACACCATTCCCGCGTGTTTCATGACGTTTGTCAACGACTCCTGCACGACGCGATAGATCGTCAGACCGTACGCCGGGGACGGAACGAGAAGATCACTTTCGATCGACCTTGTCACCGGGAGCCCGTTAGTCTCGGTGCGGTCCAATAACGCATCCACATCGAACAAACCTGGCGCCATGGCCGGAATATCCTCGGCGCCAGTCCCATCGTCGTCGTACCGCAGCATGTCGACCATTGCGCGAATCTCGGCCAGCGAGCCACGGGCTGTCGAGTGGATAACGTTGACCGGCTCCTTCGCCAGATCGGGCTCGCTTTCTAGGGCAGCGCCGGCAGCGTCGGCCTGCACCGCAATCACGCTCATGCTGTGTCCCAGCACATCGTGAAGCTCACGGGAAATTCGAAGCCGCTCCTGGGCAACGGCAAGGCGCGCAGCATCCTGTCCGTGTTGGTGCATGTAGACGATGCGCTCGCGCCAGACCCTCCCCGCTCGTCCTAGCAGCCAGACGCCGCCAAACACCAGCACGATAAACAAATAGTCCGGTCCGCGCACAAGCCATTCGCCGACGAGGAGCGAGGCCACCAGGACCGCGCCGGCCAGCGCTGCCCATTGCTCGGAGCAGTACGACGCCGTCGAGTACATCGCGATGACCAGAGCCGCCAGGGACCATTGCGATCCCGGAGCCTGTGCCAGCGACGTTTGAAAGAGATCCGCGGCCGCACATGCGAAGGCCGGTACGAGCGGGAACCGACGTCGCCAGGCCAACGAACAGGTCATGACGACGGCAGTCGGGACGGTGACTATGAGTGGCCCTTCGTCCGGCTTGCCGGCCAGTGTCGAGGTAAATGCGATCGCCAGCATGAATACGCCCAGCGCGATGTCGGGGCCGAGTAGCCCGCCGAGCCTCAGTTGCCGCCATGCAGCAACACGCGTGCGCATGTCCATGATCTTAGATCGGTCGGGCCCCGTCGTCGTCCTCCCTTTGGCGGACACCCGCACCAGAAGTTGGCCCTAGCGGAGGACGCGACCGAACCGGTTCCGGAGTGACGCTGAGACTCCAACAACCGCTGAAGGAGACTTCGATGTACATTCCGTGGCTCACCCGAAATATTGCCGCCGGCAGCATGCTGACCGGGGCAGTGGCGCTGGCCGTTGGCAACATCCTGCCGCTCGTGAATCATCCGGCCGACGACAGTTTCGCCGCCATGCTTGCGATGGTATCCAGCAGCCCGTCGCTGTGGCTGTTCGCCGCCATTCTGGCGATCGCGGGACCGATCCTATGGCTGCCAGGTATTCTGGCGACCGCTCAAAGCGCGCAGGATCGCGGCCGTCGTCTGACGTCGATCGGTTCCATCCTTATGGCCGTCGGTTTGGTAATCGGCGTCGGGCATTTCGCGTTGTACTTCGGTGTACTCGGTTCGGCAGTGTCCGGCGGTCTTCCTCTGGACGCGGCACAAAAGATGACTACCGCCGAAGACAGCTACATCGTGGGCAGCGTGCTGCTCTGGGCGTTCCTCGTGGGGCTGACCGTCGGGGTTCTCCTGCTTACGCTAGGAATGCGGATGTCGCAGTCGGTCCCGATCTGGGTCCCGGTCGCGGCGCTCGTCTTCGTGCTCAGCACCTTCTTGGGCGGTCCGGTGGCGACCCTCGTCGGCGTAGCGGCGCTGCTTCTCACGTTCGGATCAATCGCCATTGCATTGTTGCGAACTACGCCCGCGGGGGCCACCGCGACCGAGGCTCGCATGCTGGAGTCAAAGAGGCCGGTCTCGCCATAACGAACGCAAAAAGAATGAAGTCGCGTTAGCGCCGGGGACAATGCGATGATTCCTTCAACAATTGTGGAGGGCCCTACTTGTCATCAGTTCCACTCAGCGAGGAGGTCGTCACCGCGCGACTGCGCGCGGCTGGCTGCGTCTTCGCTGAGGAGGAGGCGCAGATGCTGCTAGCCGAGGCTGGGACGCCGGCCGACCTGGTGGCCATGCTCGCTAGCCGCGAGTCGGGCGCGCCGCTGGAGGTCGTGCTGGGCTGGGCGGAATTCTGCGGTCTGCGAATCTTGGTCGACTCAGGAGTGTTCGTGCCCCGTCGACGCACTGCGCTGCTCGTCCAGGAGGCCATCGCGCTGATAACGCCACACGACGTCGTCGTCGATATTTGCTGTGGCTCAGGCGCAATCGGCGCGGTACTCCTGAAGCGGCAACCCCGCATCGACCTCCGCGCCGTGGACAACCACGCCGCCGCCGTCCGCTGCGCCCGACGCAACTGCGGTCCAGACGGACAAGTGCTTCTGGGCGACTTGTACGAACCGCTGCCGGTCACCTTGCGCGGCCGCGTCAACCTCATCACCGCGAATGCGCCGTACGTCCCCACCGACTC contains the following coding sequences:
- a CDS encoding putative protein N(5)-glutamine methyltransferase, with amino-acid sequence MSSVPLSEEVVTARLRAAGCVFAEEEAQMLLAEAGTPADLVAMLASRESGAPLEVVLGWAEFCGLRILVDSGVFVPRRRTALLVQEAIALITPHDVVVDICCGSGAIGAVLLKRQPRIDLRAVDNHAAAVRCARRNCGPDGQVLLGDLYEPLPVTLRGRVNLITANAPYVPTDSISTMPPEARLYEPMVALDGGPDGLDMQRRIAGGAPEWLAPGGSLIIETSRQQAPRTADLVRASGMQARVVRSTELDATVVIGAMSTFAR
- a CDS encoding HelD family protein; translation: MSNSPRTTANAFRQEDSALHQEVTREQNTLDRLFARREILLDEVRSQLQQAGIDDSPEAAARITGLVRRRTELDRADSGLCFGRIEELNGVRLHIGRVGLPGEDDSADPLLVDWRAPIARKFYTATAARPQGLRSRRHIRTEGRAVLGVDDEAFDRHDRGGDLVGEAALLEALDARRTGAMGDVVATLQSEQDEVIRAPHGGCLVVQGGPGTGKTAVALHRAAYLLFTYPQLAERGVLVVGPSPTFLRYIEQVLPSLGETQVVASTVDRLLPGVDAKWSDDAQVAKIKGRAVWAVILRRVVEARSPVLTTVEVHHGEDLVSLDQEQVAEALAAARAAGTSHYDARAAFRLRMIDLLTRQVVEHSKQMLSTVEAGFEDVLSRVDAAMARGNDALPSRVDSDGVDVDGVATAADISALRQDLAHSGEVSAALDQLWPVLEPTRVLAELLSSPALLAEYAPELTPDQRSAIQKENTSDWSEQDVALLDEVADLVGTPSAVDTVGDSETLSDRAMADRTWTYGHVVVDEAQELSAMQWRMLVRRCPTRSFTVVGDVNQTESPGGSASWDTALEPSFGRRFRRGELTICYRTPHEIMERTGPVLAAAGSTVAPPRAVRSNGVQPWRRFVSEVSLRADTIGAVREMADRYRGGQIAVIGADSTCSQLRDFPEDVDAEVAILTPAESKGLEFDAVLIVEPHAVIAQRRGWNALYVAMTRCTQELGVLSSRPGPDELSWS
- a CDS encoding acyl-CoA dehydrogenase family protein gives rise to the protein MNQILTDDLLERIRGRAADYDRDNAFFDEDLAELIETGYLTALVPTEFGGRGLTLEQLTHEQMRLAGAAPATALAVNMHHVWTAVARAVNARGDHSADFILEEAAAGEIFAFGISEPGNDLVLFGSQSEARPDGDGGFSFYGTKIFTSLSPAWTRLGTFGADTSGDDGPQSVFGFITRDGGGFEIKQDWDTLGMRASQSCTTILDGAHAPANRIARRLAPGPTMDPFVFGIFASFEILLASVYTGIAQRALDLAVETVRHRTSFKNKGAPYSNDPDIRWRLADAAISLDGIFPQIAAVAHDIDNLVDRGPRWMPQLSAVKSRATEVALSVVEKSIRASGGSSYFNSNELARLYRDVVAGLFHPSDDESVHGAWANALLGPVAL
- a CDS encoding sensor histidine kinase — encoded protein: MRTRVAAWRQLRLGGLLGPDIALGVFMLAIAFTSTLAGKPDEGPLIVTVPTAVVMTCSLAWRRRFPLVPAFACAAADLFQTSLAQAPGSQWSLAALVIAMYSTASYCSEQWAALAGAVLVASLLVGEWLVRGPDYLFIVLVFGGVWLLGRAGRVWRERIVYMHQHGQDAARLAVAQERLRISRELHDVLGHSMSVIAVQADAAGAALESEPDLAKEPVNVIHSTARGSLAEIRAMVDMLRYDDDGTGAEDIPAMAPGLFDVDALLDRTETNGLPVTRSIESDLLVPSPAYGLTIYRVVQESLTNVMKHAGMVSTHVAVRRDGTDVVVEIGNSPGTECTAQQGIGYGLRGLRERLELLGGSMTAGPRADGGFAVIARLPAERAGDPKSPSPA
- a CDS encoding response regulator; the encoded protein is MIRILLVDDQQLIRDAFKLMLNLEPDLTVVGEAGDGKAALALTSALRPDVVLLDIRMPVMDGLETTRRLTAAHTTSAILVLTTFDSDEYVYQALRDGARGFLLKDAPRDQLVHAVRVVAGGESLLAPAITRRLIERFVQHPAFERDQTPELQRLTAREQTVLRLLADGKSNSEIASELVLGETTVKTHVARILGKLGVRDRVQAVIAAYESGFVQLRPRRPVKGRPDQAMH
- a CDS encoding TetR/AcrR family transcriptional regulator, producing MPRKSTRTADPAALTELLWSPATSVGRSGVTLAAITAAGVRIGDEERLDGVTMRRVAEAVGVAPMTLYSYVPGRPELLELMLDSVAATTYAGRPKPRDKPDWRAAMEYVSERNWEHALAHPWTVEAPPGRPILGPGVCLKYEDELAAVDGIGLTDQEMDHLITTVIGISASAARWRISLDRIRANSALTDDEWWRLSEPVLSESARGLDLHISTRVGESMSSVGEPHVSMRFGLACLLDGVAKRIAR